A window of Fibrobacter sp. UWB11 contains these coding sequences:
- a CDS encoding RNA polymerase sigma factor — protein sequence MWKKYSYRIYKLCLQKCATKDEADDLFQEVALRFCRNAGELNNQIHLFAWLQTVLLHCHYNDYRKRHQIHEIPFSCLSEPKAAYEASGADACVAPDDDLGMEAVMGEFSLLLEALNPLEKMILELSVVGGLSLRDLSLLTGLSKGSVVHRRQVAIQKMQEKMAMQKDRIKMITGREASLREIIEYIG from the coding sequence GTGTGGAAAAAATATTCCTACAGAATATACAAATTGTGCTTGCAAAAGTGTGCGACAAAAGACGAAGCTGATGACTTGTTTCAGGAAGTGGCACTACGTTTTTGTAGAAATGCAGGGGAGTTGAACAACCAAATCCATCTCTTTGCGTGGCTCCAGACCGTACTTTTGCATTGTCACTACAACGATTACCGCAAAAGGCACCAAATTCACGAAATCCCCTTTTCTTGCCTGTCCGAGCCTAAAGCGGCTTACGAGGCGAGTGGAGCCGATGCGTGCGTGGCTCCCGATGATGATCTTGGCATGGAGGCGGTCATGGGCGAGTTTTCGTTGTTGCTCGAGGCCTTAAACCCGCTTGAAAAAATGATTTTGGAACTTTCTGTTGTGGGCGGGCTCAGTCTCCGTGATTTGAGCCTGTTGACGGGGCTTTCTAAGGGGAGCGTTGTTCACCGCCGGCAGGTGGCGATTCAAAAAATGCAAGAAAAAATGGCCATGCAGAAAGACCGGATTAAAATGATAACGGGACGTGAGGCTTCATTGCGGGAAATTATTGAATACATTGGTTGA
- a CDS encoding thioredoxin family protein has translation MKILDKFKVFENFANNRLQKASFCILLFAAVAFAEEFNMNNMPPPEASLHYSTGALKKGSSVTVDITIPDNWHVNANVAADEFLKPSSIEISAQGIHFGEPKWPEPLKEYSEALDLENLVFRGHFQIHLPIESIDNNYDSLTTSATFHYQACDNSICLAPSQVTFGLNALGFAQKSGLQPAPLKKNDDDETSNTPSFQESVNSTVANKSFAGTIILLLSALLGGLILNLMPCVLPVLSLKLFSLMKQARESRGRLLLLGATTTAGILASFWLLAAVVAAVKAGGGNAGWGMQFQSAGFIAFMVVILSAFAMSFFGVFEIWLPGSATTKMDSAGRKQGIIGAFFTGALLVLLSTPCSAPFLGTAMGFAFTASTPVLFLFFTAAGVGLALPYMLVSAFPKVLKVFPKPGAWMVTLQKIMGVLLLATVVWLLWIVHEQSGNFGVGIFAAISLLSIALSFAIGNIAPPGVAFFREVLAVGGSVIFLFVIWFAFASPKYEDEVDARFKARSVQLVTEDGWYRYTPEVIEEFAKAGRTVFIDATADWCITCKANEAAVLNREDFRRAMDSLNVALVKADWTRETPEVTKLLRSMGKSGVPAYAIYPAGDKSKQIVLPELLTTNAIVEKIAGSK, from the coding sequence ATGAAAATTTTAGACAAATTTAAGGTTTTTGAAAATTTTGCAAACAACCGTTTGCAAAAAGCGTCATTTTGCATCCTATTGTTTGCAGCCGTTGCCTTTGCAGAAGAATTCAACATGAACAATATGCCTCCTCCCGAGGCTAGTTTGCACTATTCTACGGGAGCACTCAAAAAGGGTTCTAGCGTCACGGTAGACATTACCATTCCTGATAATTGGCATGTCAACGCCAACGTTGCCGCCGATGAATTTTTGAAGCCGTCGTCTATCGAAATTTCGGCACAAGGAATTCACTTTGGAGAACCCAAGTGGCCTGAACCCCTCAAGGAATACAGCGAAGCCTTGGATCTCGAGAATCTTGTTTTCAGGGGACATTTCCAAATCCATCTCCCTATCGAAAGCATCGACAACAATTACGATAGCCTCACAACTTCGGCAACATTCCATTACCAGGCATGCGATAATTCCATTTGCCTTGCGCCTTCCCAAGTCACATTTGGGCTAAACGCACTCGGCTTTGCGCAAAAAAGCGGTTTGCAGCCAGCACCTTTAAAAAAAAACGATGACGACGAAACAAGCAACACGCCCAGTTTCCAAGAATCGGTAAACTCGACTGTTGCGAACAAAAGTTTCGCGGGTACGATTATTTTGCTTTTGTCCGCACTGCTCGGCGGTTTGATTTTGAACCTGATGCCGTGTGTGCTGCCAGTGCTTTCGCTCAAACTGTTTAGCTTAATGAAGCAAGCACGGGAAAGCCGCGGGCGCCTACTTCTGTTAGGCGCCACAACGACAGCGGGGATACTTGCAAGTTTCTGGCTGCTCGCCGCTGTCGTTGCCGCCGTCAAGGCGGGCGGCGGAAATGCAGGCTGGGGAATGCAATTCCAGAGTGCAGGCTTTATCGCGTTCATGGTCGTGATTCTGAGCGCCTTTGCGATGAGCTTCTTCGGAGTCTTTGAAATTTGGCTCCCCGGAAGTGCCACAACCAAAATGGACAGCGCCGGTCGCAAGCAGGGAATTATCGGTGCGTTTTTCACTGGCGCGCTCCTCGTTCTCTTGAGCACGCCGTGCTCCGCACCGTTCCTCGGAACTGCCATGGGTTTTGCCTTTACCGCCTCGACCCCTGTGCTGTTCCTGTTTTTCACAGCGGCAGGCGTCGGGCTTGCACTCCCCTACATGCTCGTAAGCGCATTCCCTAAAGTTCTAAAAGTATTCCCGAAACCGGGCGCCTGGATGGTAACGCTCCAAAAGATCATGGGCGTTCTGTTGCTCGCCACCGTCGTTTGGCTTTTGTGGATTGTACACGAACAGTCCGGCAATTTTGGCGTAGGCATCTTTGCAGCGATTTCGCTATTGAGTATAGCCTTGAGCTTTGCCATCGGAAACATCGCGCCACCGGGCGTCGCATTTTTCCGCGAAGTTCTCGCCGTTGGCGGTTCTGTAATTTTCCTCTTCGTAATCTGGTTTGCATTCGCTTCACCAAAATACGAAGATGAAGTAGACGCAAGATTCAAGGCAAGATCGGTACAGCTCGTTACTGAAGACGGATGGTACCGCTACACGCCGGAAGTCATTGAAGAATTCGCCAAGGCCGGACGCACAGTATTCATCGATGCCACCGCAGACTGGTGCATCACCTGCAAGGCAAACGAAGCCGCAGTTCTCAACCGCGAAGATTTTAGACGCGCCATGGACAGCCTAAACGTCGCCCTCGTAAAAGCAGACTGGACTCGCGAAACGCCCGAAGTCACAAAGCTCCTCCGCAGCATGGGCAAGTCCGGAGTGCCGGCTTATGCCATCTACCCCGCCGGTGACAAGAGCAAACAAATTGTGTTGCCGGAACTGCTCACGACAAATGCGATTGTGGAAAAAATAGCCGGCAGTAAATAG
- the glgA gene encoding glycogen synthase has translation MNAAILTNEFPPEIYGGAGIHVKFLSQELSKLCHIEARCFGPQNDDADNIRAIGFSQKLECNPADERFKKILKPLDINLQWMSSLKDIDVIHCHTWYSHFGGVVASRLLQCPLILTTHSLEPHRPWKAEQLGDGGYNMSCWIERTAYEAADGVIAVSEGMKRDVMKLYGVPEDRVKVIYNGIDPDFYKPTFDEEILKKWGVDPKRPFVLFVGRITRQKGISQLIQAIPQIDKNAQVVLCAGAPDTQELADECKRLIEEVQKTRDGVVWIQDAVPHTELRVLYSHATVFATPSLYEPFGIINLEAMSCGTPVVGSAVGGIPEIIVDGETGYLVPLKAVSATNFEPADPKAFQTDFANKLNKILENPELAKKMGEVSRKRAIDVFSWKTIAKQTFDFYQECIERYKREGKRV, from the coding sequence ATGAACGCTGCAATCCTTACTAATGAATTTCCGCCAGAAATCTATGGCGGTGCAGGTATTCACGTCAAGTTCTTGAGCCAGGAACTTTCCAAGCTCTGCCATATCGAAGCCCGTTGTTTTGGCCCGCAGAACGATGATGCCGACAACATCCGTGCGATTGGCTTTAGCCAGAAGCTTGAATGCAATCCAGCTGACGAACGTTTCAAGAAAATCTTGAAGCCTTTGGACATCAATCTCCAGTGGATGTCATCGCTCAAGGATATCGACGTTATTCATTGCCATACTTGGTATAGCCATTTTGGTGGCGTTGTTGCAAGTCGCCTTTTGCAGTGCCCGCTCATTCTCACGACGCACTCTCTTGAACCGCACCGTCCGTGGAAGGCTGAACAGCTTGGTGACGGCGGCTATAACATGAGCTGCTGGATTGAACGTACCGCTTATGAAGCCGCTGATGGCGTGATTGCTGTGAGCGAAGGCATGAAGCGCGATGTGATGAAGCTTTATGGTGTACCGGAAGACCGTGTGAAGGTTATCTACAATGGTATTGATCCGGACTTTTACAAGCCGACATTTGATGAAGAAATCTTGAAGAAATGGGGCGTGGATCCGAAGCGTCCGTTCGTGCTCTTTGTGGGTCGTATTACGCGCCAGAAAGGCATTAGCCAGCTCATCCAGGCAATTCCGCAAATCGACAAGAACGCCCAGGTAGTGCTCTGTGCCGGTGCGCCGGATACGCAGGAACTTGCCGATGAATGCAAGCGCTTGATTGAAGAAGTCCAGAAGACACGCGATGGCGTCGTGTGGATTCAGGATGCTGTGCCGCACACGGAACTTCGCGTGCTCTACAGCCATGCAACCGTTTTTGCAACGCCGTCTCTTTATGAACCGTTTGGCATTATCAATCTCGAAGCCATGAGCTGCGGTACTCCGGTTGTGGGTAGCGCTGTCGGTGGCATTCCGGAAATCATTGTCGATGGCGAAACGGGTTATCTCGTGCCGCTCAAGGCTGTGTCTGCAACGAACTTTGAACCGGCTGATCCGAAGGCCTTCCAGACGGATTTTGCGAACAAACTTAACAAGATTCTCGAAAATCCGGAACTTGCAAAGAAGATGGGCGAAGTCAGCCGCAAGCGCGCCATTGACGTGTTTAGCTGGAAGACGATTGCCAAGCAGACATTCGACTTCTACCAGGAATGCATCGAACGCTACAAGCGCGAAGGCAAGCGCGTTTAA
- a CDS encoding esterase: protein MKSKLLKTMVLASSLAFMNCGEDAVTSAMNNYGNFSSSSVQEVQPGDESSSSTSDVQGGGELNQQGGTEISSAAESSSATAQNPESSADVVASSSSVADPASSADVAPASSSSEAKAVSSSSEKAPAVSSSSSEEKVESSSSEAPKPKGVFLAEGKDETKDQMRVKYIERTGHDGGGILAYPEQLSNDQKHAIVVWGPGGGTEPGAYGGMIRRLASHGFVVIALRESPGNASQGKPALDWLAKKNNDPNDPLYQKLDMNVVGCSGHSMGGLESEQMVIQDKRVITAMLNNSGDLGHTAMSQVPQGKTIGIVYGEGGMERPNAEADYNNPGVKVPACLIKMTGGQGNECQQGECGWGHGSGPWGGMAATVAWMRWHLGGEDFRKADFVGSSGRYINGEIIGERGHWKGTCKNF, encoded by the coding sequence ATGAAATCTAAACTCTTAAAGACAATGGTGTTGGCCAGCTCATTGGCCTTCATGAATTGCGGTGAAGACGCAGTCACCTCTGCGATGAATAACTATGGCAATTTTTCGTCTAGCTCTGTTCAAGAAGTTCAGCCGGGCGATGAATCGTCTAGTTCTACATCCGATGTTCAGGGCGGTGGCGAATTAAATCAACAAGGTGGCACCGAAATATCCTCTGCTGCAGAATCTAGCAGCGCGACAGCCCAGAATCCGGAATCTTCCGCTGATGTTGTTGCAAGTTCCAGCTCTGTAGCGGATCCTGCTTCAAGCGCAGATGTTGCACCGGCAAGTTCCTCTAGCGAAGCTAAGGCTGTAAGTTCCAGCTCTGAAAAGGCTCCTGCTGTAAGCTCCTCCAGCTCCGAAGAAAAGGTGGAATCTTCTTCTAGTGAAGCTCCGAAGCCGAAGGGCGTTTTCCTTGCCGAAGGTAAGGACGAAACGAAGGACCAGATGCGAGTCAAGTACATTGAACGCACCGGTCACGATGGTGGAGGAATCCTTGCTTATCCGGAACAGCTTTCTAACGACCAGAAGCACGCTATTGTCGTGTGGGGGCCGGGTGGCGGCACGGAACCGGGTGCATACGGTGGAATGATCCGTCGCCTTGCTTCTCATGGCTTCGTGGTGATTGCGCTCCGCGAATCTCCGGGTAACGCTTCGCAGGGTAAGCCCGCTCTCGATTGGCTTGCAAAGAAGAATAACGATCCGAATGATCCTTTGTACCAGAAACTTGACATGAATGTTGTTGGTTGTTCCGGACACTCTATGGGTGGACTCGAATCCGAACAAATGGTCATTCAAGACAAGCGCGTTATTACCGCTATGCTCAACAATAGCGGTGACCTTGGACATACTGCAATGTCTCAAGTTCCGCAGGGCAAAACAATCGGTATCGTGTATGGCGAAGGCGGTATGGAACGCCCGAACGCCGAAGCCGACTACAACAACCCCGGCGTCAAGGTTCCGGCATGCCTCATCAAGATGACGGGCGGCCAGGGCAATGAATGCCAGCAGGGCGAATGCGGCTGGGGTCATGGTTCCGGTCCGTGGGGCGGCATGGCTGCAACGGTTGCCTGGATGCGTTGGCACCTCGGTGGCGAAGACTTCCGCAAGGCAGACTTTGTCGGTTCGAGCGGTCGTTACATCAACGGTGAAATCATCGGTGAACGTGGCCACTGGAAAGGCACCTGCAAGAACTTCTAA
- a CDS encoding S9 family peptidase, with the protein MKSKILKTVVLASSLVFFNCGDEAVTSAINNYAAGFSSSSAGEVQPGVEGSSSSVEQAGQQQGQNGAAEVSSSSTAENAVFSSSSDESCLASSLPDACGPGTNPLPTSSSDAVPASSAGAQSATSSADVQKPASSSSVAEKPASSSSEKKVESSSSEKKVESSSSEAPKGIFLASGKEEEKDQMQVEYKTRTGWDGGGILSYPKQLSSTQKHGVVVWGPGGGTEPGAYEGMIRRLASHGFVVIALKESPGDASQAIKALDWLDKQNKDQNSPLFGKLDMNTVGCSGHSMGGLESEQAVIKDKRVLTAFLNNSGDWNGAGANKVATDRTIAILFGEVGMEKDNAKNDYNNAGVKAPACLIEMTGGPRNSEGGYGHGSGSWDGMAATVAWMRWHLGGETERKADFVGSSGKYIDGSIIGKQGKWKTQCKNF; encoded by the coding sequence ATGAAATCAAAAATCTTAAAAACAGTGGTGTTGGCCAGCTCATTGGTTTTCTTCAATTGCGGAGACGAGGCTGTCACTTCTGCAATTAACAATTATGCAGCTGGATTCTCTTCCAGTTCCGCAGGCGAAGTCCAGCCGGGCGTTGAGGGCTCTTCAAGCTCTGTGGAACAGGCTGGTCAGCAGCAGGGGCAGAATGGAGCTGCCGAAGTTTCGTCCAGTTCGACGGCTGAGAATGCTGTATTCAGTTCTAGCAGCGATGAAAGCTGCTTGGCTTCTAGCTTGCCTGACGCTTGTGGCCCGGGCACGAATCCGCTTCCGACATCTAGCAGCGATGCTGTGCCTGCTTCTAGCGCCGGCGCCCAAAGTGCAACTTCTAGCGCTGATGTGCAAAAACCGGCCTCTAGCTCCAGCGTAGCTGAAAAACCGGCAAGCTCTTCGAGCGAAAAGAAAGTGGAGTCTTCTTCCAGCGAAAAGAAGGTGGAATCCAGCTCAAGCGAAGCCCCGAAGGGCATTTTCCTTGCTAGTGGCAAGGAAGAAGAAAAGGACCAGATGCAGGTGGAATACAAGACCCGCACCGGCTGGGATGGCGGTGGAATCCTCTCGTATCCGAAGCAACTTTCTTCGACTCAAAAGCACGGCGTCGTGGTTTGGGGACCGGGTGGCGGTACCGAACCGGGTGCTTATGAAGGCATGATCCGTCGCTTGGCTTCGCATGGCTTTGTTGTGATTGCTCTCAAGGAATCTCCGGGTGATGCTTCCCAGGCCATAAAGGCTTTGGATTGGCTCGACAAGCAGAACAAGGATCAGAATAGCCCGCTGTTTGGCAAGCTCGACATGAATACGGTCGGTTGCTCCGGTCACTCCATGGGTGGTCTTGAATCTGAACAGGCTGTTATCAAGGATAAGCGCGTCTTGACAGCGTTCCTCAACAACAGTGGTGACTGGAATGGTGCAGGTGCCAACAAGGTCGCAACGGACAGAACGATTGCAATCCTCTTCGGTGAAGTCGGTATGGAAAAGGACAACGCCAAGAACGATTACAACAACGCTGGCGTGAAGGCTCCGGCTTGCCTCATCGAAATGACGGGTGGTCCGCGTAACTCCGAAGGCGGTTACGGTCATGGTTCCGGTTCTTGGGACGGCATGGCTGCAACAGTTGCATGGATGCGTTGGCATCTCGGTGGCGAAACGGAACGCAAGGCTGATTTCGTCGGCAGCAGTGGCAAGTACATTGACGGTTCCATCATTGGTAAGCAGGGTAAATGGAAAACCCAGTGCAAGAACTTCTAA
- the folE gene encoding GTP cyclohydrolase I FolE has protein sequence MMDFKKMEDGFRMILEGMGEDPNREGLIDTPKRVAKMYAELMTSLTGEMKAEDILKTRFHEKYDEMIIVPDIEFASMCEHHFLPFTGKAHVAYIPGDCVVGLSKIPRVVEFYARFPQIQERMTRQIAELIQKVLQPKGVAVVLEASHMCMTMRGVKKPGATMVTTQLLGRFKTDEKTRAEFMSRIYAPR, from the coding sequence ATGATGGATTTCAAGAAAATGGAAGACGGCTTCCGGATGATTCTGGAAGGCATGGGCGAAGACCCGAACCGTGAAGGCCTTATCGATACGCCAAAGCGTGTTGCGAAGATGTACGCCGAACTCATGACGAGCCTTACGGGCGAAATGAAGGCCGAGGACATCCTCAAGACGCGTTTCCACGAAAAGTACGATGAAATGATTATCGTGCCGGATATCGAGTTCGCGAGCATGTGCGAACACCATTTTCTGCCGTTCACGGGTAAGGCTCACGTGGCCTATATCCCGGGTGATTGCGTGGTCGGTCTTTCGAAAATCCCGCGTGTGGTGGAATTTTACGCCCGTTTCCCGCAAATTCAGGAACGCATGACCCGCCAGATTGCAGAACTCATCCAGAAGGTTTTGCAGCCGAAGGGTGTTGCCGTGGTTCTCGAAGCTAGCCACATGTGCATGACGATGCGCGGTGTGAAAAAGCCGGGTGCAACCATGGTGACGACGCAGCTTCTCGGACGCTTCAAGACGGACGAAAAGACCCGCGCGGAATTCATGTCGCGCATTTACGCTCCCAGATAG
- a CDS encoding TIGR02147 family protein, protein MRPILDYLDYRCYMRDFYEERKKSSAFSWREFAKLAGFVSPTYLKLVCDGKTNLSKPGIQKVAKAMGLEGFERTFFENLVQLGHVKSDAEKKTVLAKILQSAKENKMHVLNADGFRFCEHPVCPIVRELAPLMPGALPSEMAAKINSEVTALDVRDTLQFLVKTGLLKKTGENSYEQTSKMVKISKDALPLTVRSMNREMGRLGFLSLDNTEVDERSVSGLTMGVDEITYRRIVREVDECRRKVAAIAGECKKINQVYRLNLQLFPLTKKVDET, encoded by the coding sequence ATGAGGCCCATTCTTGATTATTTGGATTATCGCTGCTACATGCGCGATTTCTACGAGGAGCGGAAGAAGTCATCCGCGTTTTCGTGGAGGGAATTCGCCAAGCTAGCCGGATTCGTCTCGCCCACGTACTTGAAACTGGTGTGCGACGGAAAGACAAACTTGAGCAAGCCCGGCATTCAAAAAGTCGCGAAGGCTATGGGTCTCGAGGGATTCGAACGAACCTTCTTTGAAAACCTAGTGCAATTGGGCCATGTGAAAAGCGATGCCGAGAAGAAGACCGTGCTTGCAAAAATCCTGCAGTCGGCCAAGGAGAACAAGATGCACGTCCTGAATGCGGACGGTTTCCGCTTCTGTGAACATCCGGTGTGCCCGATCGTGCGGGAACTTGCCCCGCTGATGCCCGGCGCACTTCCAAGCGAAATGGCCGCAAAAATCAATTCCGAGGTCACGGCGCTCGATGTCCGCGATACACTCCAGTTCTTGGTAAAGACAGGACTTCTAAAAAAGACGGGCGAGAATTCCTACGAGCAGACTTCGAAAATGGTGAAGATTTCGAAGGACGCCTTGCCCCTGACGGTACGCTCCATGAACCGCGAAATGGGCCGTCTCGGCTTTCTGTCGCTGGACAACACAGAAGTTGACGAACGAAGCGTCTCGGGCCTCACCATGGGCGTCGACGAAATTACCTACCGCCGTATCGTGCGCGAGGTGGACGAGTGCCGCCGCAAGGTGGCCGCCATCGCCGGCGAATGCAAAAAAATTAACCAGGTCTACCGCCTGAATCTGCAACTTTTCCCCCTGACGAAAAAAGTCGATGAAACCTAG
- a CDS encoding FISUMP domain-containing protein codes for MNMLKTLSSLPIAASFLAVAFFGACSETENPQDAGVWVDEPAIAINESSSSSENSSSSLLEIKSSSSVVEESSSSVKVESSSSYKVGIHFPEHNGCGIAPKIYTDPLETMPTAKAAKIKAGSAKEPSYAAIMMKDEEHGVLSAFVEKRLEVLEKQGAAHDSAWIQAAEELLQELGLDSLLADRQMPVYYMEYTLFYLYRSGSDQLKAYLVDDFADGKLEPKNYCFSNKPYDTFDQVAFNFMPIGCVYDEHDILDPEAIIKNIWRKCSGMPYCSDAMVGMFNKDSSLVCKSSRYYAYTITDNYTINDDTYTNWEIASPLDVETSGNPCDADGKFIVSRKNPDRSYICTADSGWDSTTTVKIEMKQIPCDTVGALFKSKLNPGGVYICRDTVWTGEYLWNREYTLNTWDKATPFEAEVADVPCEKNGEMIKSVVAPDSFHICRDGIWGLATRLERETYKIPCDEEGKHFESQELQSMYYVCHEGKWHQFDEITCENGARYSTANEKDKKYKTNYACKDGKWYSSKDESWEIPYELYFNPNIEYGSFSDPRDGRTYRTIGYRGTTWMAENLKYQGTPETFEVDKKYCKSDNCKNSGYYYTINAAEQACPEGWRFPTDNEVALLSTPDDSEEVSVSSTRKLFNALFSQMNSLGLGYDGLDKNGLSFTKTGLFNREVYVNSDYQYFWIQDTGWKDITVAEITTYEIKSRKFSSDINNIKAPVRCVKE; via the coding sequence ATGAATATGCTGAAAACTTTGAGTAGCCTACCAATTGCCGCATCATTCCTTGCCGTCGCATTTTTCGGCGCCTGCTCCGAAACCGAGAACCCGCAGGATGCCGGCGTCTGGGTAGACGAACCCGCCATTGCGATTAATGAAAGTTCGTCCAGTTCAGAAAATTCGTCTAGTTCACTTTTGGAAATCAAATCCTCAAGTTCTGTCGTGGAGGAAAGCAGTTCCTCGGTGAAAGTAGAGTCATCAAGTTCATACAAAGTCGGAATACACTTTCCGGAACATAACGGATGCGGAATAGCACCCAAAATCTACACAGACCCACTGGAAACAATGCCCACTGCGAAAGCAGCAAAGATAAAAGCGGGATCCGCCAAGGAGCCCTCGTACGCAGCCATTATGATGAAAGATGAGGAACATGGAGTCCTGAGCGCCTTTGTCGAAAAACGTCTCGAGGTTCTTGAAAAACAAGGAGCAGCACACGATTCCGCTTGGATACAGGCGGCAGAAGAACTGTTGCAAGAACTCGGTCTAGACTCCCTACTTGCCGATCGTCAAATGCCGGTATATTATATGGAATATACCTTGTTCTACCTTTACAGAAGTGGCAGCGATCAATTGAAAGCGTATTTGGTCGACGATTTTGCAGACGGCAAGCTTGAACCGAAAAATTACTGCTTCAGTAATAAGCCATACGATACATTTGACCAAGTTGCCTTTAATTTCATGCCCATAGGGTGCGTATACGATGAGCACGATATTTTGGACCCGGAAGCCATCATCAAGAACATCTGGCGCAAGTGCTCCGGAATGCCGTACTGCAGCGATGCGATGGTCGGGATGTTCAACAAAGACAGTTCATTAGTATGCAAAAGTAGCAGGTATTACGCTTATACCATAACTGACAATTATACCATAAATGACGATACCTATACCAATTGGGAAATAGCCTCTCCACTGGATGTCGAAACGTCGGGAAACCCTTGCGACGCCGACGGCAAGTTCATCGTGAGCCGCAAGAACCCCGATCGCTCCTATATTTGCACAGCCGATAGTGGATGGGATTCAACAACGACCGTCAAGATCGAAATGAAGCAAATCCCGTGCGATACAGTAGGAGCATTGTTCAAGAGCAAACTGAATCCTGGAGGGGTTTATATTTGTAGGGATACCGTCTGGACCGGGGAATATCTCTGGAATCGAGAATATACCCTAAATACATGGGACAAGGCGACTCCTTTTGAAGCCGAAGTCGCGGACGTTCCCTGTGAAAAAAATGGGGAAATGATAAAAAGCGTCGTGGCTCCGGATTCATTCCATATTTGTAGGGACGGCATTTGGGGATTAGCCACCCGCTTGGAAAGGGAAACCTACAAGATCCCATGCGACGAAGAGGGCAAACATTTCGAAAGCCAAGAACTCCAATCTATGTATTATGTGTGCCATGAAGGCAAATGGCATCAATTTGACGAAATCACTTGCGAAAATGGCGCAAGGTACTCTACGGCCAATGAAAAGGACAAAAAATACAAGACGAATTATGCCTGCAAAGACGGAAAGTGGTATTCAAGCAAAGACGAATCCTGGGAAATTCCATACGAACTTTATTTCAATCCCAACATTGAATACGGCTCGTTTTCAGATCCGAGAGATGGTCGCACCTATCGTACCATTGGCTACCGAGGAACAACATGGATGGCCGAAAATCTCAAGTATCAAGGAACTCCAGAAACCTTTGAAGTTGACAAAAAATACTGCAAAAGTGACAATTGCAAAAATTCAGGTTACTACTATACCATAAATGCTGCGGAACAAGCCTGCCCGGAGGGATGGAGATTCCCGACAGATAACGAAGTTGCACTTCTAAGTACTCCTGACGACTCAGAAGAAGTTAGTGTGTCCTCGACGCGAAAGTTGTTCAATGCATTGTTCTCGCAGATGAATAGCTTGGGCCTTGGCTATGATGGATTGGATAAAAATGGACTGAGTTTCACCAAGACCGGCCTATTTAATAGAGAAGTCTATGTGAATAGCGACTATCAGTACTTCTGGATCCAGGATACCGGATGGAAAGACATAACGGTAGCGGAAATAACAACCTACGAAATAAAGTCTCGCAAATTCTCCAGTGACATAAACAACATCAAGGCTCCCGTCCGCTGTGTCAAAGAATAA
- a CDS encoding nitroreductase produces MNTLEAIKTRRSTRKFKAQPVELEKLQAIAEAGRFGPTGGNCQTNHFFVISDATVIAKLKELVQSAFAAMELREDLYKSLKNSITLSRKGNYSFCYTAPVLIVVANKKEYGNNMADVACAVENMMLAANELDLGSCYINQLKWLNEDPTLLEYLRGLGLKEDERVYASVAIGYADTESGLPNRAETPRTGNEVVFV; encoded by the coding sequence ATGAATACACTCGAAGCTATCAAGACTCGTCGTAGCACGCGCAAGTTCAAGGCACAGCCTGTTGAACTCGAAAAATTGCAAGCCATTGCCGAAGCGGGCCGTTTTGGACCTACCGGCGGAAACTGCCAGACCAATCACTTCTTTGTGATTTCGGATGCGACGGTGATTGCAAAACTCAAGGAACTGGTGCAGTCTGCTTTTGCTGCGATGGAACTCCGCGAAGACCTTTACAAGAGCCTCAAGAATTCCATCACGCTTTCGCGCAAGGGCAATTATTCTTTCTGCTATACGGCGCCTGTGCTTATTGTCGTTGCGAATAAAAAAGAATATGGCAACAACATGGCGGATGTCGCCTGCGCTGTCGAAAACATGATGCTTGCCGCGAATGAACTCGACCTTGGCAGTTGCTACATCAATCAGCTCAAGTGGCTGAATGAAGACCCGACGCTTTTGGAATACCTGCGCGGTCTTGGTCTTAAGGAAGATGAACGCGTTTACGCTTCTGTGGCGATTGGCTATGCCGATACGGAATCGGGACTCCCGAACCGCGCGGAAACGCCTCGCACAGGCAACGAAGTCGTGTTTGTTTAA